Proteins co-encoded in one Funiculus sociatus GB2-C1 genomic window:
- a CDS encoding RNA recognition motif domain-containing protein, with translation MSIYVGNLSYDVTQEDLSQVFAEYGTVKRVQLPTDRETGRPRGFGFVEMETDAEETAAIEALDGAEWMGRDLKVNKAKPREDRGPSGGGNRRPSGGFSRRY, from the coding sequence ATGTCAATTTATGTAGGCAACCTATCCTACGATGTCACGCAAGAAGACCTCAGCCAAGTTTTTGCTGAATATGGAACTGTTAAGCGTGTTCAACTACCTACCGACCGAGAAACTGGTCGTCCACGCGGCTTTGGTTTCGTAGAAATGGAAACTGACGCTGAAGAAACTGCCGCCATTGAAGCTCTCGATGGAGCTGAGTGGATGGGCCGTGATTTAAAAGTCAACAAAGCCAAGCCTCGTGAAGACAGAGGTCCCTCAGGCGGTGGCAACCGCAGGCCTAGTGGTGGCTTCTCTCGCCGTTACTAA
- a CDS encoding Crp/Fnr family transcriptional regulator, whose protein sequence is MPPFSSSVLEIDQYDPNETRRLHFYSKNEEIPLVPQGVWQVDRGLVQMSTICANGDEVLLGWAAPSMFFGQWVFQSLKGIHPLAQPNAAIIYHALSDVYLKWFSILEIEASGRLAQIILPQMVRRMQQTEALLAIVGHRRVEDRLHRLLLLLKQEVGQPVAGGTRLSVRLTHQNIASAIGTTRVTITRLLSKLQGQGWISLDCDRHIILKEESFAGISD, encoded by the coding sequence ATGCCCCCATTTTCTTCTTCAGTTCTAGAAATAGACCAATACGACCCGAACGAAACCCGTCGGTTGCATTTTTACTCAAAAAATGAAGAAATTCCCCTAGTGCCGCAGGGTGTCTGGCAAGTAGATCGGGGATTGGTACAGATGAGTACAATTTGTGCTAACGGTGACGAAGTGCTGCTGGGTTGGGCAGCACCTTCCATGTTCTTTGGTCAGTGGGTATTTCAATCCCTGAAAGGAATTCATCCCTTAGCTCAACCAAACGCTGCAATAATATACCACGCCCTATCCGATGTTTACCTGAAGTGGTTTTCTATTCTAGAGATAGAAGCTTCTGGGCGTTTGGCTCAGATAATTTTGCCGCAAATGGTACGACGGATGCAACAGACAGAGGCGCTTTTAGCCATAGTAGGACATCGGCGTGTAGAGGATCGCTTGCATCGGCTACTACTGTTATTGAAACAGGAAGTCGGGCAACCTGTAGCTGGCGGAACTCGTCTATCTGTCCGCCTGACACATCAAAATATTGCCAGTGCTATCGGTACTACTAGAGTCACGATTACGCGACTGCTTAGCAAACTCCAGGGCCAAGGATGGATTAGCCTAGATTGCGATCGCCACATTATCCTAAAAGAAGAGAGCTTCGCTGGCATCTCGGATTGA
- a CDS encoding MFS transporter — protein MFPSDPPPSGSGFHALLKNRPFMVLWVGQILSQIADKVFFVLLIALLSEYDFAPEMENSMRSALMVAFTLPAILFGSAAGVFVDRFPKKKVMVASDLLRFGLTILIPLLPQKFSILLVITFLSSAVTQFFAPAEQAAIPLMVRRENLMTANALFTTTMMGSLIVGFAVGEPILSLARSLGGEASQEFLVGGFYLLAAIISMFVQIKDTTLIDRQAAINPISDLKAGLRYLWQNRLVRNAMFQLVILYSVFAALTVLAIDLSEKLGLKSEQFGFLLASAGVGMVLGAGILGHWGDRFHQKPLPLFGFLSMAFVLGVFSFTHRLWLGLGLSAFLGLGASLIGVPMQTLIHQQTSESMRGKVFGFQNNVVNIALSLPLAIAGPLTDKFGLRGVLLAMSIVVSVVGIWAWQNTRNVLKDAI, from the coding sequence ATGTTTCCATCTGACCCCCCTCCATCTGGGAGCGGATTTCACGCTCTGTTGAAGAACCGACCCTTTATGGTGCTGTGGGTTGGGCAGATATTGTCCCAAATAGCAGATAAGGTATTCTTCGTTTTGCTGATTGCTTTGCTGAGCGAATATGACTTCGCTCCTGAAATGGAAAATTCCATGCGATCAGCTCTGATGGTGGCTTTTACGCTACCCGCGATTCTGTTTGGCTCAGCTGCTGGCGTGTTTGTGGATCGCTTTCCTAAGAAGAAAGTTATGGTTGCTTCCGATCTGCTACGCTTTGGCTTGACAATATTAATTCCCTTGTTGCCACAGAAGTTTAGCATCTTGTTGGTAATTACGTTTTTGAGTTCTGCGGTAACGCAATTTTTTGCCCCAGCAGAACAGGCGGCTATTCCGTTAATGGTGCGGCGCGAAAATTTGATGACGGCTAATGCGCTGTTCACCACGACGATGATGGGTTCTTTGATTGTGGGGTTCGCTGTCGGGGAACCTATATTGAGTTTGGCTAGAAGTTTGGGTGGAGAAGCTAGTCAAGAATTTTTGGTTGGGGGATTCTACTTGTTGGCGGCGATTATTAGTATGTTCGTTCAGATCAAAGATACTACGCTTATCGATCGACAGGCAGCAATTAATCCGATAAGCGACTTGAAAGCGGGGTTGCGTTATCTGTGGCAAAACCGCCTGGTTAGGAATGCAATGTTCCAGCTGGTGATTTTGTATTCGGTGTTTGCGGCTTTAACGGTGCTGGCGATCGATCTTTCCGAGAAGCTGGGGCTGAAATCGGAACAGTTTGGCTTTCTGTTAGCATCTGCGGGAGTGGGGATGGTGTTAGGTGCGGGGATATTGGGACACTGGGGCGATCGCTTCCACCAAAAACCGTTACCGTTGTTTGGTTTTCTCAGTATGGCGTTTGTTTTGGGTGTGTTTAGCTTTACACACCGACTTTGGCTCGGTTTAGGACTGAGTGCTTTTTTGGGTTTGGGGGCATCTTTAATCGGCGTACCGATGCAAACTTTGATTCACCAGCAAACATCGGAATCGATGCGGGGCAAAGTTTTTGGGTTTCAGAATAATGTGGTTAATATTGCTCTAAGTTTGCCGTTAGCGATCGCAGGCCCTCTGACGGATAAATTTGGTCTGCGAGGCGTTCTCCTGGCAATGAGTATCGTTGTTAGTGTAGTGGGCATTTGGGCGTGGCAAAATACCCGCAATGTTTTGAAAGATGCGATTTAG
- the ilvB gene encoding biosynthetic-type acetolactate synthase large subunit: protein MSEKEATRQMTNNRQTGAYALIDSLMRHGVKHIFGYPGGAILPIYDELYRAEARGGIQHILVRHEQGASHAADGYARATGQVGVCFATSGPGATNLVTGIATAHMDSIPMVVVTGQVALASIGTDAFQETDIYGITLPIVKHSYVVRDQKDMARIVAEAFHIATTGRPGPVLIDVPKDVALGQFDYYPVEPNSVKLPGYRPTVKGNPRQINAAVNLIREAQRPLLYVGGGAISAGAHPEIQQLAQSFQIPVTTTLMGKGSFDENHPLALGMLGMHGTAYANFAVSECDLLIAVGARFDDRVTGKLDEFASRAKVIHIDIDPAEVGKNRAPEVPIVGDVRNVLIDLLRRCQETDTGMPIQTQAWLERINRWREDYPLIVPQYPDSLAPQEVIVELTRQAPDAYYTTDVGQHQMWSAQFLKNGPRKWISSAGLGTMGFGMPAAMGVKVALPNDEVICISGDASFQMNLQELGTLAQHHINVKTVIINNGWQGMVRQWQEAFYGERYSSSNMQVGMPDFVLLAQAFGIKGMVVRSRDELKDAIAEMLAHNGPVLLDVQVKKDENCYPMVAPGKSNAQMIGLPELRKLEKATELIYCSGCGAKNIASNKFCPDCGTKI, encoded by the coding sequence ATCTCGGAAAAAGAAGCAACACGTCAAATGACCAACAACCGCCAAACAGGTGCATATGCCTTGATTGATAGCTTGATGCGTCACGGTGTAAAGCATATTTTTGGCTATCCAGGTGGTGCAATTCTGCCGATTTACGACGAGTTGTATCGGGCAGAAGCTAGAGGTGGTATTCAGCACATCTTGGTAAGACACGAGCAAGGTGCGTCACACGCCGCCGATGGCTATGCTCGTGCTACGGGGCAGGTGGGTGTCTGTTTTGCAACATCTGGCCCAGGGGCAACCAACTTGGTGACAGGTATTGCCACCGCTCACATGGACTCGATTCCAATGGTGGTGGTCACGGGTCAGGTGGCTCTAGCATCAATTGGCACCGATGCGTTTCAGGAAACAGATATCTACGGAATTACGCTGCCAATTGTAAAACACTCTTATGTAGTGCGCGATCAAAAAGATATGGCGCGGATTGTGGCAGAAGCGTTCCACATCGCCACAACGGGACGACCGGGGCCAGTTTTGATTGATGTGCCGAAAGATGTTGCATTAGGGCAATTCGACTATTATCCAGTAGAACCGAATTCAGTGAAGTTGCCGGGCTACCGTCCCACGGTGAAGGGAAATCCTCGTCAAATCAATGCGGCAGTAAATTTGATTCGGGAAGCACAACGTCCCTTATTGTATGTGGGAGGAGGCGCGATCTCAGCTGGCGCTCATCCAGAAATTCAACAACTAGCACAAAGTTTCCAAATCCCCGTCACCACAACCCTGATGGGCAAAGGTTCATTTGACGAAAACCATCCCCTAGCATTGGGAATGCTGGGGATGCACGGCACCGCCTACGCTAACTTTGCGGTGAGCGAGTGCGACTTGTTGATAGCAGTGGGAGCCAGGTTTGATGACCGCGTGACAGGCAAATTGGATGAGTTTGCCTCCCGCGCAAAAGTTATCCATATTGATATTGACCCCGCTGAAGTCGGGAAAAACCGCGCTCCGGAAGTGCCAATTGTGGGCGATGTGCGGAATGTCTTGATTGACTTGCTGCGCCGATGTCAGGAAACAGATACCGGGATGCCAATCCAGACGCAAGCATGGCTAGAACGGATTAATCGCTGGCGGGAAGACTATCCCCTAATTGTTCCCCAATATCCCGATAGTCTGGCACCGCAAGAAGTGATTGTGGAACTAACTCGTCAGGCTCCAGATGCCTACTACACCACAGACGTTGGACAACACCAAATGTGGTCGGCGCAATTCTTGAAGAATGGCCCGCGTAAGTGGATTTCTAGCGCTGGTTTAGGCACGATGGGTTTCGGGATGCCTGCGGCGATGGGTGTCAAGGTAGCTCTGCCAAATGATGAAGTCATCTGTATCAGCGGCGATGCCAGTTTCCAGATGAATTTACAGGAACTGGGAACGCTTGCACAACATCACATAAATGTCAAGACAGTAATTATCAATAATGGCTGGCAGGGGATGGTGCGCCAGTGGCAGGAAGCTTTCTATGGAGAGCGTTACTCGTCCTCGAATATGCAAGTGGGGATGCCAGATTTTGTGCTGCTGGCACAGGCTTTCGGGATTAAGGGGATGGTTGTTCGTAGTCGAGATGAATTGAAAGATGCGATCGCCGAAATGCTCGCCCACAACGGCCCAGTTCTCTTGGATGTCCAAGTCAAAAAGGACGAAAACTGTTACCCAATGGTAGCTCCCGGCAAGAGCAATGCTCAGATGATTGGCTTGCCAGAACTCCGTAAATTGGAAAAAGCTACAGAATTAATTTACTGTAGCGGCTGCGGTGCCAAAAACATCGCCAGCAACAAATTCTGTCCTGATTGCGGCACCAAAATTTAA
- a CDS encoding putative bifunctional diguanylate cyclase/phosphodiesterase produces MLVYFVKQRRDIPFNWIFLLFGAFIVACGTGHLIEVWTLWHPDYWVSGFVKAITAGVSVYTAMELVPLIPQALALPSPAQLEVANHKLQREINERQQAESKIRFQARLLNAVQQAVIATDLDGTITYWNRFAQTLYGWSEAEVIGSKIAEIIAPPCVRSQALEIRSSLRTGESWSGEFLMQRRDGSTFPAMVTDSPIYNDKGELIGIIGISTDITYRVQAEEALRESEQRYRTLAENNTVGVWHLSEDGYTIYINPTMCSLLEIEEAGELVGKTFHDFFTPESLEKMANKHSKSLQGQPSSYEVDIIGKNGCQRTTAFSCAPLFSATGQLQSFIGAFTDITEQKWAEAQLRRNVFYDSLTNLPNRALLMSRLKDLIETAKERPDYRFAVLFLDLDRFKLVNDCLGHFLGDQLLKAVAQRLQECLRPIDTVARFGGDEFAILQDNIQDVSEAVHLAEQIHSALASPFYLDGHEVFTSASIGIAINRARVKKLTMQGGLRTSGVVAQGYEAQTQLENSGAILKHSSSSSSLSPQPTLWEGEVSTLLSTPLLRSEYNQPEDFLRDADIAMYRAKGEGKACHVVFDSTMHERAIARLQLETDLRRAVEQLALDQQLSDRPDAYPTNCQFQLHYQPIILLSTGKLAGFEALVRWIHPTQGIISPVEFIPIAEETGLIVPLGWWILREACHQMRTWQQANGNSCKSLTISVNLSGKQFLQPELVEQIDQILKETGLQASCLKLEITESVLIENAEAATVSLEQLRSRQIELSLDDFGTGYSSLSYLHRFPINTLKIDRSFVSRLRTSGNSRQARLPLQIVQTIVTLAHNLGMDVVAEGIETPLELEPLRLLGCEHGQGYLFSKPLNAAAAEKFIDFR; encoded by the coding sequence ATGCTAGTATATTTCGTTAAACAGCGTCGGGATATACCATTTAACTGGATATTCCTGCTGTTCGGTGCCTTTATTGTTGCCTGCGGCACCGGACATTTGATAGAAGTGTGGACGTTATGGCACCCGGATTACTGGGTTTCGGGATTTGTGAAAGCGATAACAGCAGGAGTTTCCGTTTATACAGCGATGGAGCTAGTACCGTTAATTCCGCAAGCGCTGGCTCTCCCTAGTCCCGCACAACTAGAGGTAGCAAACCACAAACTACAAAGGGAAATCAATGAGCGGCAGCAGGCAGAGTCAAAAATCCGCTTTCAGGCGCGACTGTTGAATGCAGTGCAGCAGGCAGTAATTGCTACCGATTTAGATGGAACAATTACTTATTGGAACCGTTTTGCACAAACGCTTTATGGCTGGTCAGAAGCAGAGGTAATAGGTAGTAAAATCGCGGAAATTATCGCACCGCCCTGTGTGCGATCGCAAGCACTTGAGATTAGATCCAGCCTCCGCACTGGCGAAAGTTGGTCTGGAGAATTTTTGATGCAGCGCCGAGACGGTAGTACCTTCCCGGCAATGGTGACAGACTCGCCAATTTATAACGATAAAGGCGAATTGATTGGAATTATTGGCATTTCCACAGACATCACCTACCGTGTACAGGCAGAAGAGGCATTGCGCGAAAGCGAACAACGCTACCGGACACTTGCCGAAAACAACACTGTGGGAGTCTGGCATCTTAGCGAAGATGGCTACACAATTTACATCAATCCCACAATGTGTTCCTTGCTGGAGATAGAGGAAGCGGGAGAACTGGTAGGCAAAACCTTCCACGACTTCTTCACCCCTGAAAGCCTAGAGAAAATGGCGAACAAACACAGCAAAAGCCTGCAAGGACAACCCTCCAGCTACGAAGTGGACATCATTGGGAAAAATGGTTGCCAGCGCACAACCGCCTTCTCTTGTGCGCCCCTGTTCTCAGCAACTGGTCAATTGCAAAGCTTTATTGGAGCCTTCACTGATATCACTGAGCAAAAGTGGGCAGAAGCACAACTGCGACGGAATGTCTTTTATGACAGCCTCACAAACCTGCCTAATCGAGCTTTGTTGATGTCTCGTCTGAAAGATTTAATTGAGACTGCAAAGGAGCGTCCGGACTATCGATTCGCTGTACTATTTCTGGATTTGGATCGCTTCAAACTTGTGAACGATTGTTTGGGACACTTCCTGGGAGATCAACTGCTAAAAGCGGTTGCTCAACGGCTGCAAGAGTGTCTGCGCCCGATTGATACAGTGGCACGTTTTGGCGGGGATGAGTTTGCAATTCTCCAAGACAACATCCAAGATGTCAGTGAAGCCGTCCATCTTGCTGAGCAAATTCACTCGGCGCTAGCATCACCATTTTACCTGGATGGACATGAAGTATTCACCTCCGCCAGCATTGGCATTGCCATAAATAGAGCTAGGGTAAAAAAACTGACGATGCAAGGAGGCTTGAGAACTTCAGGAGTGGTAGCGCAGGGATACGAAGCACAGACCCAGTTAGAAAATAGCGGCGCAATACTTAAACATTCCTCTAGTTCCTCTTCACTCAGCCCTCAGCCCACCCTCTGGGAAGGCGAAGTGTCTACATTACTCAGCACTCCTCTGCTTAGAAGTGAATACAATCAGCCAGAAGACTTTCTTCGGGATGCTGATATCGCCATGTACCGCGCTAAGGGAGAAGGTAAAGCGTGCCACGTTGTGTTTGACTCAACAATGCATGAGAGAGCGATCGCTCGCTTGCAGCTGGAGACGGATCTGCGACGGGCAGTTGAGCAATTAGCACTCGATCAACAACTGAGTGACAGACCAGATGCGTATCCTACCAACTGCCAATTCCAGCTTCACTACCAGCCAATTATATTGCTCTCTACGGGTAAGCTCGCTGGTTTCGAGGCTTTGGTGCGCTGGATTCACCCGACACAAGGCATAATTTCTCCAGTCGAGTTCATCCCCATTGCCGAAGAAACTGGTCTAATTGTACCGCTTGGCTGGTGGATACTGCGCGAAGCCTGTCATCAGATGCGGACATGGCAGCAGGCAAATGGCAATAGTTGCAAATCCCTAACTATCAGCGTTAATCTTTCCGGTAAACAGTTTCTGCAACCAGAGTTAGTTGAGCAAATTGACCAAATTCTCAAGGAAACAGGTTTGCAAGCAAGCTGTTTGAAGCTGGAAATTACTGAAAGCGTTCTGATCGAAAACGCGGAAGCTGCAACTGTTAGTTTAGAGCAACTGCGATCGCGTCAGATTGAACTATCCTTGGATGACTTCGGTACTGGATACTCTTCCTTGAGCTATCTGCACCGTTTTCCCATCAATACCTTGAAAATTGACCGCTCTTTCGTCAGTAGACTGAGGACATCCGGCAATAGCAGACAGGCAAGACTGCCTCTACAGATTGTTCAAACAATTGTAACCCTTGCCCATAATTTAGGAATGGATGTAGTCGCCGAGGGAATAGAAACGCCTCTTGAGTTAGAGCCATTGCGACTTCTTGGCTGCGAACATGGGCAAGGATATCTTTTCTCTAAGCCACTCAATGCCGCAGCAGCAGAAAAGTTCATTGATTTTAGATGA